Proteins co-encoded in one Coregonus clupeaformis isolate EN_2021a chromosome 5, ASM2061545v1, whole genome shotgun sequence genomic window:
- the LOC121566953 gene encoding sodium- and chloride-dependent GABA transporter 2-like yields MDGQTFGRDGTNGKAWIEGEKRKGDDLGQKEMLVMVEEGCAGGKEGSAKVKMQERGHWGSKTEFLLAVAGNVVGLGNVWRFPYLCYKNGGGAFLVPYLVFVVTCGVPLFLLETAMGQYTQEGGITCWKRLCPLAEGIGYAGQLILLYSCMCYIIILAWALFYLVFSFSAQLPWASCSNPWNTDDCVDFSSQNRTFNWTGQMNSTSAATEFWERRVLAISGGIEEVGSVRWEVLLCLIAMWVICYFCIWKGVKSTGKVVYFTATFPYVMLLILLIRGLTLPGALQGVLFYLYPEPDRLSDPQVWMEAGSQIFFSYSVGVGSLTVLGSYNTYNNNCYKDCLWLCLLNSGTSVVAGFAVFSVLGFMAHEQGVPIEEVAESGPGLAFIAYPQAVAMMPLPQMWAACFFVMIILLGLDTQFVAMEVVMTSVTDLFPAVLRRTGRRELFLLLFCLTCFFFQLIMVTEGGMYVFQLFDYYACNGTCLLFLSVFESLAMGWIFGAERMYGVIQDMTGMRPNPVFKLCWLYMTPLVSLVSFICSLVEYQPLTFNRWYVYPGWVYVLGWLLALSSILLVPGWALLQICTGTGSLRERFLHLCRPDHDLPLTRMRKVELAHMTSGAEMEVLMTAAGETTDK; encoded by the exons ATGGACGGACAGACATTTGGGAGAGATGGGACAAACGGAAAAGCCTGGATAGAGGGCGAAAAAAGAAAAGGTGACGACTTGGGTCAGAAGGAAATGTTGGTGATGGTAGAGGAGGGATGTGCAGGGGGGAAGGAGGGATCAGCGAAGGTGAAGATGCAGGAGAGAGGTCACTGGGGCAGCAAGACAGAGTTTCTCCTGGCCGTAGCAGGGAACGTGGTGGGCCTAGGTAACGTGTGGAGGTTCCCCTACCTCTGCTACAAAAATGGTGGAG GGGCGTTCCTGGTGCCGTACCTGGTGTTTGTGGTGACGTGTGGGGTGCCCTTGTTCCTGCTGGAGACAGCCATGGGACAGTACACTCAGGAGGGGGGCATCACCTGCTGGAAGAGGCTGTGCCCACTGGCTGAGG GTATAGGCTATGCAGGGCAGTTGATCCTCCTGTACAGCTGTATGTGTTACATCATCATCCTGGCCTGGGCTCTGTTCTACCTGGTCTTCTCCTTCAGCGCTCAGCTCCCCTGGGCCAGCTGCTCCAACCCCTGGAACACTG ATGACTGTGTTGACTTCTCCTCTCAAAACCGTACTTTCAATTGGACCGGACAGATGAACTCAACCTCTGCAGCCACTGAATTCTGGGA aCGTCGTGTGCTGGCCATCTCGGGGGGTATAGAGGAGGTGGGCAGTGTCAGGTGGGAGGTGCTGCTCTGTCTCATCGCCATGTGGGTAATCTGCTACTTCTGCATCTGGAAAGGGGTCAAGTCAACAGgcaag gttgtATATTTCACTGCTACCTTCCCCTACGTGATGctgctgatactactgatcagAGGCCTGACTCTGCCAGGGGCCCTGCAGGGGGTCCTGTTCTACCTTTACCCTGAACCGGACCGGCTCTCTGACCCCCAGGTGTGGATGGAGGCCGGCTCCCAGATCTTCTTCTCCTACAGTGTGGGTGTGGGCTCCTTAACCGTGCTGGGCTCCTACAATACCTACAACAACAACTGCTACAA AGACTGCCTGTGGCTATGCTTGCTGAACAGCGGCACCAGTGTGGTTGCTGGGTTCGCGGTCTTCTCAGTCCTGGGGTTCATGGCTCATGAACAGGGCGTCCCCATTGAGGAGGTGGCTGAGTCAG GTCCTGGTCTGGCGTTCATAGCGTACCCCCAGGCAGTAGCCATGATGCCCCTGCCTCAGATGTGGGCTGCCTGTTTCTTCGTCATGATCATTCTACTGGGTCTGGATACACAG TTTGTTGCCATGGAGGTGGTGATGACGTCAGTAACAGACCTGTTTCCCGCGGTGCTGCGGCGGACTGGGCGCAGGgagctcttcctcctcctcttttgtCTCACCTGCTTCTTCTTCCAACTCATCATGGTcacagag GGTGGGATGTATGTGTTCCAGCTGTTTGACTACTACGCCTGTAACGGAACCTGTCTGCTGTTCCTCTCTGTGTTTGAGTCTCTGGCCATGGGATGGATATTTG GTGCAGAGCGTATGTATGGGGTAATACAGGACATGACAGGGATGAGGCCTAACCCCGTCTTCAAGCTCTGCTGGCTCTACATGACCCCTCTGGTTTCCCTG GTGTCGTTCATCTGCTCTCTGGTGGAGTACCAGCCCCTGACCTTCAACCGCTGGTATGTGTACCCAGGATGGGTGTACGTTCTGGGCTGGCTGTtggccctctcctccatcctcctggTCCCTGGGTGGGCCCTGCTGCAGATCTGCACTGGGACAGGCAGCCTTAGAGAG CGTTTCCTCCATTTGTGTCGGCCAGACCATGACCTCCCGTTGACCCGGATGAGAAAGGTTGAGCTGGCGCACATGACCTCTGGAGCAGAGATGGAGGTACTCATGACCGCAGCAGGGGAAACCACGGACAAATGA